The window GGGAAGGGTATATCTGGATAGGTACTTTCAACGGGCTGAACCGGTATGATGGATCCCGCTTTGTAGTATTTAAATATGACCGTAATAACCCTCATTCCCTGGCCCATAATAATGTTAGTGCCATCTGTGAAGACAAAACAGGGGATATATGGCTGGGAACACCTAATGGTGTAAGCCGGTATAATAAGGAGCGTAACCTTTTTATTAATTACCTGCTTGCAACAGGATCCGGGGATGCTTCCCGGGAAAATGACGTGAGCAATATTGTTTGTGATCATGAAGGTACTATCTGGGTAACTACTTTAGGAGGGCTGTATGAATTTATTCCGGGCAGCGATCATTTTAAAAGATACAGATTTGATCCTGCTGATTCTACTACATTAAGTTCAAACCGGGTGCACCGTAATGCTATGACGCTGGATCCTAAGCATCAGTTATTATGGATCGGCACAGTAAGTGGTATTAATTGTTTTGATATAAAGAAGAAGGTGGCCTTCAGTTACCGCCATAACCCGCAGCAGTTGCCCTTATTTGATAATCACAATACTTATCCGTTGACTTTTGATAAACTGGGCAGACTGGTGTATGGTGACTATAACCGGAATCAGATTGTTTATTATTCGCCGGATACCAAATCATTGGCGGATACTGATGCAATAGTGAAAAATAACCCCGGGAATAGTTCTGCTCCTTTATCCCAGCTATTCTTTGATAGAAATAACAATGCCTGGGCCAGCAGTGCGCATTATTTTGTGACTTACAAACAAGCGAACCAGGAAACCTGGCGGGAGGTAACACATGATGCAGCCAGCCCATCCAGTATTGGTTCTGATTTCTTCTGGGCAGCCCTGCAAACCCGGGATGGTGCTGTGTATATTGGCGGCTTGTATGGGTTGTCTGTTTATAATCCTGCCCATACTTTTCGTTCGGTACACAAGCCTGTACAGCAACTGCCAGCACTTAAAAAGTCGCCTAACTTTAATTCCCTTGCTGCCGATGAGCAAGGTGTTTTATGGCTGGGCAGTATAGGGAAGGGGTTAGTGCGTTATGACTTTACTACCAACCAGTATGAACATTTCATGGTACCTGCCCGGGGGAAAACGGAAGTGGCTGTTAATACTATTATACATATCGCCCGTATTGATGATGAGCTTTGGTTAAGCACGAATGAAGGTATCCATATCTTCAATCCGGTTACCCACCGGTTCAGGCAATTCAATCCTGCGGGACCTGAAGAACGATTAGATGAGGCCTATATTCACTGGACCTATATGGACAAGCGAAGGCAGATCTGGTTTTCTGCCTGGTCAAAGTTCCTTTACCGCTATGATCCTGCAACCAGGCAATGTGTGCGTTATAACCCGGATAGTGTGCATGTTGATCCTTCTAAAGGCAGTTATGTGAAATCAATATCAGAGGATAAGCAGGGTAATGTATGGATGGGTACTTACTCTGGCAGGCTGTACAAATATAACCGGGCCAGGGATGATTTTGAATCTTTTATTCCTGACCGGAATAAAAAGCCATTGGTTTTGCAACGGCCCATTAATGATCTTTATGCCGATGAAAGAGGCAAGGTATGGATGGCAACAGAAGGTGGAGGGCTTATTCGTTTTGATCCGGCAGACAATAGTTTTAAATCATGGATGGAGGCGGACGGCCTAATTATGGATGTGTGTAAAACAGTGCTGCCGGATAAGCAAGGTAAGATCTGGATAGGGACCTATGAAGGTTATACCCTATTCGATCCTTTGAATGAAAGCATTGAGAATCCTTATATAGATTTTGGTCAACGGGAGAATAATTTTTTCTCAGGGGGACGGTGCTTGTTGAATGATGGCAGGCTGGTTTTTTGTAGCGTGGGTAGTTTTATAGTGGTAGATCCCTTGCAGATCAATACCAAGCGTAATAAACCCGTTCCGGTAATCAGTGGCATTACCGTCTTTGAGAAACTGACGCCGCTCTACCGGAATAACAGTTCTGTGAACCTTACTTATAAGGAGAACTTTTTTACAATTGACTTTTCTACGCTGAGCCTGCATCAGGATGCTGCTATTGAATATGCCTACCGCCTGGTGAATTATGATAAGGACTGGGTGATCAGCAACCGCAATTTTGCTCCTTATACAGGCGTAAGCGGCGGCGATTATCAGTTTGAAGTGAAAGCCCGCTATAAAGATGGTCCCTGGAGTGAGGCCACCGTCCTGTCTATTTATATTAAGCCGCCTTTTTGGGAAACCTGGTGGTTCCGGATTGTGGTGGGGCTGCTGGTGATCGCGTGTATTGTACTGATCGTAAAGCTGCGTGAAAAAAGGCTGGTGAAAGAGCAGCAGGTGAAGAGTGAGTTCCGGGAAAGGCTTACTTCTTCGGAGATGAAAGCCCTGCGGTCGCAGATGAACCCGCATTTCCTGTACAACTCCTTGAATGCCATTCGCCTGTTCGTACTGCAAAACGACAGTGACAATGCCGAGAAGTACCTGGTAAAGTTTGCCCGCCTGATGCGGCTGATCCTGGACAATTCCCGGCAGGACTGGATCAACCTGGGCAGCGAGGTGGAACAATTGCAGTTGTACCTGGAGCTGGAGCAACTGCGGTTCGACAATAAGTTTGATTTCTCTGTGCAGGTTGATGCTTCGTTGCACAAGGAGAATACTTCTGTGCCCCCGATGATCATACAGCCTTATATTGAGAATTCCATTTTGCATGGCATTGCCCATAAAAAGAGTAAGGGAATGATCACGGTGACTATCCAGCCCTCCAACGGTCACCTGGAGTGTATCGTGGAAGATGACGGGGTAGGTCGGGGCAAGGCGCAGGAATTAAAGAGTAAGAAGTTAACCTCCCATAAAAGCGTTGGCCTGCAGGTAACCAGGGAACGTTTGCAGCTTATCAGTGAGCGTACGGGCAAAGCGGCCGGTGTGGAGGTGGTAGACTTGTATAATGGTGTACAGGAAGCTACTGGCACCAAAGTGATTATCTGCCTGCCATTGGTATCGCAATAACGCCTAATTTTTAAGGACCTGATAAAATAAAAACTCCCTGCATGATGCAAGGGAGTTTTTCATTATTAACTGATCGCGCCTTATCGTATTTGCTGGTATTGGTATTCGGCTGTTTCTTTAAGAATACCCCATTCCTGCCATTTCCGGGTTTTTACATAACCATTTTCATTGAGGCTATAGATGTAGCTGGTACTTTTTGTAATGGTATTGTTGGGTATGAATGTTTGTTTTATGCTCATTGGAAGGTAATCACTGAATTTGCCGTATAACTGCAGGTATCTTTCTATTTCTGCTGTTTCGGGATTGATGGGGCTTTTGTCGACTTTCGGACCGATAATTACAAGATTGTATTTAATGGCGGTTGTGTTGGTCAAGACACCCTGCTTGCTATAGTAATTGATCTTTTCCAGGTTTCCATCGACATTGTAGGTAAATTCATAACGTTCGTCTGCATCATCGGGGTTTACCTGTTTGATGAGCTGGTTGTTGAAGTATTCATATTTCCAGCTCCATTGAAAATCGACCAAATCACCTTTGTATTTTTTAAAGGTAGAGTGGTAGCATTTTCCACTGCCATTGATCATCGTATAATTGGTAGAGTATTTTTTGTTGTCAATGTAGTTGGTGGCTATTACTCCATTGAATACCCAGGAATATTCGATGTAGTTGGTGGGGCTGAAGATGACCCTCCACAGTTTTCCGTCGTTCTGGTAGTGCAGATAAGTATTTCCCTGTTTGGTGAGGCGGAATTTGGTTGCCGGGAGGAGGACATTGGTTTGTGTTTCTGTTATTTCATTGGTGCCTGCCTGTGCCGGAGGTGTGGTTTCTTTTTTACAGGAGGTAATGCCTGCTACGATTACCAGGAGGGCCATTACGAGGTGCTTAACATTTTTCATTTTCATGTTTGATTTAAATGATTAAAGATTGAATGAATGCGGTCGCAAAGTTGGGGTGTATATGGGCGGGGAAGAAAGGGGGATGAATAACTGGTGTGTACGGGGAGATAATTAACGGGGTGAGGTTGTGGTGGGTTGTTAGCGCCTTCGACAGGCTCAGGCTGACAGGGAAATAAAAAAACTCCCTCTTTAGACAAAGAGGGAGTTGGGTAAACCATCCAATATGTATTCCTTTGAAAAAACTGTAACCTGTGTTGGGAAAAAAGAACCGGGACTGATCTTGCTCGCTTACTGCACTTCATTCATGGTGTTACGGGTTTGGCTGACTTGATTTCCTTCACAATACTTCACTGCCGTAATGCCTGAATAAATTCGTTTTCAATGTCTGCTATACTTGTCTCACGTCTCTCTGCACAAAGTCCCGGCTTTTTTAGTTGTCTGATAAGCCGTACGGATAAGGGTTAAATGAACTGCTGTTCCCACGGGCCGCTCTGCCTCTGCTTCTGCATCTTTTGTGGTACGAAAACAGGGTACGTGTTGAAAACAAAAGGAACAAAGACCATGCTGACAAGGTTTAATATTCTGATAAGGTTCTCTGGTCTGATAAGGTTCATCTGGTTAATTGTTCCTTTGTTGACACAAAGCTACTACGTACAGCATCCTATAGAAAGAAGTATTGAGCAAAGTGTAGTTATTGGTTAATGAATGGTGGCAAATTGCCTATAAGTTGTTGGGCGGAGGCTGTAGATGACCTTAAAAGAGATGTATTTACCGGGCTACGTTTGTAGAAACTGCCTTCAACGGCCCTTCGACAGGCTCAGGGTGACAATGCTCAGCACAGGTTAACAAAATATTAAGCCATTATTGGCCACTACCCACTTGCGGGGTATCGCTTTTGCAGCGCTAATTCTATCTAAAAGCTTATTTTGCCGTTCATAATCAGGTGGGAAGCTATGCTGTTCAAGTGGTTATTCATTTTTTTTTGTTGTGCCCTGGCCCTGTTGCCGGCGATAGAATCGCCGGCCCAGGTAACGCCTGATACTGCCATTAAGAAGGTCGACCTGAAGTCTGATACCGTAAAGAGGGCCTCTATTGATAGCTTTATCCTGAAACGCAAAGGGCTGCTGGGCAAGCTGGCCCGGAACCTGCTTTCCAATAATCCCACCGGGGATGTGGTTACCGGCCCCATCAGGAACGACCTGCTTTTCAGTATTTATAATGGCCGGGTCATCCGCAGTATTACGATCGCCGGACTTGATTTCGGTACGCTTATTACAGATACCAGCAAAACGTTTAAGAACTGGCTCACGAACCTGGCCAATAATTTCCATCATAAGACAAGGGGCTACGTGATCAGGAATAACCTGTTCTTTAAGGTGGGCGACCGGGTATTCCCTTACCTGCTGGCCGATAATGAACGTCACCTGCGTGATCAGCCTTATTTGCAGGATGCCAGGATTGTGATACGGTCATCCGACAGGAGTTTTGATTCAGTGGACATCACCATTTTTACCAAAGATGTATTGTCTATCGGCGGCTCCTTCCGTATGCACAATAGTACCAGCGTGAGCGGAACGATCCGGGAAGATAACCTGGGCGGCTGGGGCGACCGCCTGCAGGGCAGCCTGCTGTATGATCAGCAACGCAAGGAGAAGGTTGGTTATGGCGCGGAATTTATTAAGCGGAATATTGCCGGTTCTTTTATTGATGGGTATGTAGGCTACGATGATTTTAATGATGCCTTTAACAGCGGGCGGGATGAGGAGATCACTTATTATGCCCGGCTGATCAGGCCATTGGTACATCCTTACCTGCGGTTTACTTATGCCGGTGAGGTGGCCTACCACAAGACGCAAAATATGTATCTCCCCGATTCTATTTATGAGTCTGACGCCCACTATCGCTATTTTAATTATGATACCTGGCTGGGATGGAATACCGGTGCTTATAGTGTGGGTAATGTACAAAACCAGAACGGCCGTACGCGTACGTTGCTGGGCGTGCGTTTTTTCAGGAAGCAGTTCCAGGAGGTGCCGAAGGTGTTTTCGGAGGAGTTTTATTATGACTATATTGATAGGGTAGCTGCCCTGGGCTCTGTTTCGATTTTCCGGCAGGATTTTTATAAGGTGCGTTATGTGTATGGTTTTGGCCGTAATGAAGACGTTCCTGAAGGTGTTGATGTTTCACTTACTGCAGGCTGGACAAGGACGCAGGGAAGGGACCGGCCTTATGCCGGCATTGATTTCCAGCGGTTTTATTTCACTGAGAAGGAAGATTATTTTAATTATACTGCCCGCATAGGCGGCTACCTGCATAAGAATACGCTGGAAGATGTGGACATTCTGTTTAACCTGGACTTTTTCTCCCGCCTGCAAACGCTGAGCAAGAAATGGAAGCAGCGTAGTTTTCTCAGCGCGGGCATTACCCTGCAGGCAGGTACAGAACTGAATCCCCCGCTGTTCCTGGAAAGCCCGTTTGGCCTGCCGGAAATGCGCAACGGGAAAAGGACGTTTGGAGAGATACGCACTACAGTAAAGGGTGAATCTGTCTTTTTTAGTCCCTGGATGTTTTTGAATTTCCGGTTTGCTCCTTTTATTTTTGGTAATGCTACCCTACTTACTCCTGAAAAGCAGGACCTCAAGAAGAGTGATCTTTACTCCAGTGTAGGGGGCGGTATACGCACCCGTAATGAAAGCCTTATTTTCGGGACGATCGAGTTAAAGGGCTATTTTTTTCCCCGCAAGAATTATTTTGGCGATCGCTGGCGGATAGAGGCGAATTCGAGTGTTAAGTTCAAGTACAACCGCCAGTATATTAAGCGGCCTGAGATTATTATTGCGAATTAAAGAAAAAGGCAGTGTAGAAACACCGCCCGTTCATCAACGATTGCTTGCCATACGAAAAAGAAGTTTGACTCATGTGACACATAGTGGCATGCTGCTATGCAATAAAATTGAAGGCGATGTAGAAACATCACCCGGAGGTTCAGGTATGAAAGTTGAACCGATGCAATGCAGTTACGGGTGGAGTCGAACCACCGTAGAAGGTCTTGCCAACCTTCGCCTGTCCACTCGGCCACGTAACTCGTGTTATGTTAGGAGCGCCTGTGCCGGTGATATACCCATTGGAGGTAATACACGCGGATGGTGTTGAAGTACGCCACCAACAGGATGGCTGCAAACAACGCCAGGATATTGAGCCACACAGCCGGATACACCATTATGAATCCTATGGTGAGGGTTAGTAAGCGTAAAAACTCCAGGTAATAGATCCACTGCTTCTGTTCCATGATTGCCCCGCAATTGATGAGGGTCAGCAATATGGCCAGCGAGATGAGTACCTGCTGTGTTAATGGTAGGTAATGGTCAAACAGGATGAATATAAAGAGCAGGGCAATGGTTAAGCCAATTTGCCATACTACATACCTGTTCAATGGCTTGTCGAACGGCGCATTGCTTTGCCGTATCCTGAAGCGATCTTCCGCTATTTCCCGTACAGCGGGATCGATTTGTTCGGGTTTACTGAACAATAGCTTGAATTTGTTCCATCCCCCTTTGGTGCGCCGGATAGCGTAGGTAAGCTCGGCCAGAAAATGGAAGTGCTGCCACAGGAAGCTATAGCTTTTTATAGGATGCGTTAAGCCATATTTGATCTCAATATTGTCTTCCTCCTTTTGAAAGGTGCCAAAGAGCTTATCCCAGATGATGAATACATCGCCATAGTTTTTGTCGAGGTACTGTTCGTTGCTGGCATGGTGTACCCGGTGGTGTGAAGGGGTTACCAGCACATATTCCAGGATACCCAATTTGCCGATGAGCCGGGTATGGATGAAAAACGGGTAAAGTCCGTGTACCAGTAAGATACTGGTGATCATAGGCGCCGGGAATCCGAGCAAAGGCAATATTGTCCAGAAGCCGGTGCGTATGAAGGCCTGTAATACCGTAATGCGCGCCGATACGGTATAGTTGAAATCCTCACTCTGGTGGTGGACGATATGGGCTGCCCAGAAGATGTTGATCTCATGGGCCAGGCGGTGATACCAGTACCACATAAAGTCGGTGCACAGCAATAACAGGATCCAGAGTAAGAGGTTGGGCTTTATGTTGAACAGCCCATAGTGTTTTTGAATGTAATCGTATACGAAATAGAATAATCCAACCACCCAAACATCCATCAGCCGTTCGGCAATGCCAATACTGATGTTGGCAATAGAATGGTGCAGGTTAAAGTAAGGTAGTTTTTTGCGCCTTGCCACTACATATTCCAATATCATGAACGAAACAAAAAGCGGTACTGCAAAGGCCAGTATGTTTAGTTTCATAGTGAACTGTATTGTTTATGGAGTAGCGGATGACTATTTCGGATCGAGTTTTATGATGGTTCTTTTTGCGGGGTCCTGGATGCTTATTTTCCGGGACCTGTATTTAGGATGTTCTACTACAAGGGTTACCGGTAGCTGCTGCCAGGTAGAGATGCTGAATACCCCATCTTTACCGGAGAGCGCTTCTTCTTCACCGGATATGATATAGATGTAAGCATTTTCCACCTGCCTGCCATTGAGGCTATGGATAACGTTACCTTCTATTTTTACCGGTTTGGACGGAAATACGTCTGAAGGGTTCATGATGAGCGCCGGTACTGCTATGAGCCAGCTATAAGCGGATGTAGATTTCATGTTACGTGTTTGGATGAACAATGAGTGTATGTTCCTGTTATAAGGAATTACCTACATCGTGCTTTTGAGTTTTGTGGTAGCATCTGCAATAGATTCTGAGTGCAATAATAGGAATATATATTAAGTCTACCAAACTGGTGGACTTTTATTTTTTACAGGTGAGAATGATATGGTGGGAATAGGTGGTCCGTGGGACACGAACCACGGGGGCGGCGGTACGTAACAGACATTCAAATGGTTGGGTAATGATGCATGCCGGTTATATATTATTTTTATCCACTTTTTAGGGCATAGGCATAGAAGTTGTAATATAAAAACCGGACGGTTTTATTCACCACTAAAACGCTTACATACTATGACCACTAAAAGAAAGCTATTGAGCTTATGCTCAATGGTAGTGACTATCACTATTGTTTTCTTTGCCTGTTCTAAAGATGATTCCCTGCATGATGAACCGGTGCCTGCCGGTAAGCAACAGGTTAAGTTGTACCTCACTGATGATCCCGCTTTATTTGACAAGGTTTTGATTGATATCCGGAGTGTTCAGGTATTGATTGACACCTGCGATAAAAGCAACGATGATA of the Paraflavitalea devenefica genome contains:
- a CDS encoding BamA/TamA family outer membrane protein, with translation MPFIIRWEAMLFKWLFIFFCCALALLPAIESPAQVTPDTAIKKVDLKSDTVKRASIDSFILKRKGLLGKLARNLLSNNPTGDVVTGPIRNDLLFSIYNGRVIRSITIAGLDFGTLITDTSKTFKNWLTNLANNFHHKTRGYVIRNNLFFKVGDRVFPYLLADNERHLRDQPYLQDARIVIRSSDRSFDSVDITIFTKDVLSIGGSFRMHNSTSVSGTIREDNLGGWGDRLQGSLLYDQQRKEKVGYGAEFIKRNIAGSFIDGYVGYDDFNDAFNSGRDEEITYYARLIRPLVHPYLRFTYAGEVAYHKTQNMYLPDSIYESDAHYRYFNYDTWLGWNTGAYSVGNVQNQNGRTRTLLGVRFFRKQFQEVPKVFSEEFYYDYIDRVAALGSVSIFRQDFYKVRYVYGFGRNEDVPEGVDVSLTAGWTRTQGRDRPYAGIDFQRFYFTEKEDYFNYTARIGGYLHKNTLEDVDILFNLDFFSRLQTLSKKWKQRSFLSAGITLQAGTELNPPLFLESPFGLPEMRNGKRTFGEIRTTVKGESVFFSPWMFLNFRFAPFIFGNATLLTPEKQDLKKSDLYSSVGGGIRTRNESLIFGTIELKGYFFPRKNYFGDRWRIEANSSVKFKYNRQYIKRPEIIIAN
- a CDS encoding sterol desaturase family protein — encoded protein: MKLNILAFAVPLFVSFMILEYVVARRKKLPYFNLHHSIANISIGIAERLMDVWVVGLFYFVYDYIQKHYGLFNIKPNLLLWILLLLCTDFMWYWYHRLAHEINIFWAAHIVHHQSEDFNYTVSARITVLQAFIRTGFWTILPLLGFPAPMITSILLVHGLYPFFIHTRLIGKLGILEYVLVTPSHHRVHHASNEQYLDKNYGDVFIIWDKLFGTFQKEEDNIEIKYGLTHPIKSYSFLWQHFHFLAELTYAIRRTKGGWNKFKLLFSKPEQIDPAVREIAEDRFRIRQSNAPFDKPLNRYVVWQIGLTIALLFIFILFDHYLPLTQQVLISLAILLTLINCGAIMEQKQWIYYLEFLRLLTLTIGFIMVYPAVWLNILALFAAILLVAYFNTIRVYYLQWVYHRHRRS
- a CDS encoding ligand-binding sensor domain-containing protein; its protein translation is MINLSSIASNVNKKLLFGIIGLLWHLLTVAQSQDFVFKTFTTKDGLSYNLVNSLWQDREGYIWIGTFNGLNRYDGSRFVVFKYDRNNPHSLAHNNVSAICEDKTGDIWLGTPNGVSRYNKERNLFINYLLATGSGDASRENDVSNIVCDHEGTIWVTTLGGLYEFIPGSDHFKRYRFDPADSTTLSSNRVHRNAMTLDPKHQLLWIGTVSGINCFDIKKKVAFSYRHNPQQLPLFDNHNTYPLTFDKLGRLVYGDYNRNQIVYYSPDTKSLADTDAIVKNNPGNSSAPLSQLFFDRNNNAWASSAHYFVTYKQANQETWREVTHDAASPSSIGSDFFWAALQTRDGAVYIGGLYGLSVYNPAHTFRSVHKPVQQLPALKKSPNFNSLAADEQGVLWLGSIGKGLVRYDFTTNQYEHFMVPARGKTEVAVNTIIHIARIDDELWLSTNEGIHIFNPVTHRFRQFNPAGPEERLDEAYIHWTYMDKRRQIWFSAWSKFLYRYDPATRQCVRYNPDSVHVDPSKGSYVKSISEDKQGNVWMGTYSGRLYKYNRARDDFESFIPDRNKKPLVLQRPINDLYADERGKVWMATEGGGLIRFDPADNSFKSWMEADGLIMDVCKTVLPDKQGKIWIGTYEGYTLFDPLNESIENPYIDFGQRENNFFSGGRCLLNDGRLVFCSVGSFIVVDPLQINTKRNKPVPVISGITVFEKLTPLYRNNSSVNLTYKENFFTIDFSTLSLHQDAAIEYAYRLVNYDKDWVISNRNFAPYTGVSGGDYQFEVKARYKDGPWSEATVLSIYIKPPFWETWWFRIVVGLLVIACIVLIVKLREKRLVKEQQVKSEFRERLTSSEMKALRSQMNPHFLYNSLNAIRLFVLQNDSDNAEKYLVKFARLMRLILDNSRQDWINLGSEVEQLQLYLELEQLRFDNKFDFSVQVDASLHKENTSVPPMIIQPYIENSILHGIAHKKSKGMITVTIQPSNGHLECIVEDDGVGRGKAQELKSKKLTSHKSVGLQVTRERLQLISERTGKAAGVEVVDLYNGVQEATGTKVIICLPLVSQ